In Topomyia yanbarensis strain Yona2022 chromosome 2, ASM3024719v1, whole genome shotgun sequence, one DNA window encodes the following:
- the LOC131684021 gene encoding V-type proton ATPase subunit E yields MALSDADVQKQIKHMMAFIEQEANEKAEEIDAKAEEEFNIEKGRLVQQQRLKIMEYYEKKEKQVELQKKIQSSNMLNQARLKVLKVREDHVASVLEECRRRLGEVTRDPARYGEVLSALITQGLLQLMEHNVFVRGRQVDAQLIQNILPSAVEAYKKTSGKDVVVILDTDTYLPADTTGGIDLITQTGRIKISNTLESRLELIAQQLIPAIRNALFGRNINRKFTD; encoded by the exons ATCAAGCACATGATGGCCTTCATCGAGCAGGAGGCCAACGAGAAGGCGGAAGAAATCGACGCCAAAGCCGAGGAAGAATTCAACATAGAAAAGGGTCGTCTGGTGCAACAGCAGCGCCTGAAGATCATGGAGTACTATGAGAAGAAGGAAAAACAGGTCGAACTACAGAAGAAGATCCAGTCTTCGAATATGCTGAATCAGGCTCGTCTGAAG GTACTGAAGGTACGCGAAGATCATGTCGCCAGCGTGCTTGAAGAATGCAGACGTCGGTTGGGAGAGGTCACCCGTGATCCGGCCCGTTACGGTGAAGTTCTCTCCGCTCTCATCACTCAGGGATTGCTTCAG TTAATGGAGCACAACGTGTTCGTTCGTGGCCGACAGGTTGATGCTCAGCTAATTCAGAATATTCTGCCGTCGGCTGTCGAGGCCTACAAGAAAACGTCCGGCAAGGATGTAGTCGTGATTCTCGACACCGATACGTATCTGCCAGCGGATACCACCGGTGGAATCGATCTGATCACTCAAACAGGACGTATTAAG ATCTCCAACACCCTGGAGTCCCGGCTTGAGCTTATCGCCCAGCAGCTGATACCTGCGATTCGTAACGCATTGTTCGGCCGCAACATCAACCGCAAGTTCACCGACTAA